In the genome of Paenibacillus pabuli, one region contains:
- the rpoN gene encoding RNA polymerase factor sigma-54, translated as MLGFQLVQEGRIRLSITPEMKQSIHLLTMSGQELARFLQEAADENPVLELAERSAPRTRLPRRLNQGRFSSYDPLLQIKGAEPTLEHLLISQLRLQNLPAAIEKTAVYLAGCVNDDGYLTMNLTEVVLAKGVSMPEAEAALDILQSLDPAGVGARDLRECLLIQIRRDPFANQHAEHMVEEGLEELVRFHPGRAGIRLGISSQQAQAAFEYITCLDPKPCRSIGCTERAHYIIPDAVVQIRNDELSLRLNSAGVPRVSLNETCCRWIREIDADEVWSARAAEARAIIRSIRMRRRTLMRVLAAIMSEQESFLREGPAGLKPLNLAVIAEAIGMHESTVSRAVQGKYVQTPHGVFELKSFFASGLETTNGEMASAPAVKLRLKELIRSERSDRPYTDSQLTAFLSNEGIVISRRTVAKYREELQILPSFERKRWGK; from the coding sequence ATGTTAGGATTTCAGTTGGTGCAGGAGGGGCGCATTCGATTATCCATTACGCCGGAGATGAAGCAATCCATTCATCTGCTGACCATGTCGGGTCAGGAATTGGCTCGTTTTTTGCAGGAAGCCGCAGATGAAAACCCGGTGCTTGAGCTGGCAGAGCGCTCTGCCCCGCGCACCCGTCTTCCCCGACGATTGAATCAGGGGAGGTTCTCTTCTTATGATCCGCTGTTACAGATAAAAGGGGCCGAACCTACCCTTGAACATCTCCTAATTTCTCAGCTTCGGTTGCAGAATCTTCCGGCTGCAATAGAGAAAACAGCTGTATATTTGGCTGGTTGTGTCAACGATGATGGTTATCTAACAATGAATTTGACTGAAGTTGTATTGGCCAAAGGGGTATCAATGCCGGAGGCTGAAGCAGCCCTGGATATTCTCCAGTCGCTGGACCCGGCAGGTGTGGGCGCACGCGATTTGCGTGAATGCTTGTTAATTCAGATTAGACGTGATCCGTTTGCTAACCAGCATGCGGAGCACATGGTGGAGGAAGGTCTGGAGGAGTTGGTTCGTTTCCATCCAGGCAGAGCAGGAATAAGACTGGGAATTTCGTCACAGCAGGCTCAGGCCGCTTTTGAATATATTACTTGTCTGGACCCGAAACCCTGCCGATCCATCGGGTGTACGGAACGTGCACATTATATTATTCCGGATGCCGTTGTGCAGATAAGAAATGATGAGCTTTCTCTACGTTTAAACTCAGCGGGGGTGCCGCGGGTATCACTGAACGAAACTTGTTGTCGCTGGATCAGGGAAATCGATGCAGATGAGGTCTGGTCTGCTCGGGCAGCAGAAGCGAGAGCCATTATTCGCAGCATACGCATGCGCCGCCGAACCTTGATGCGTGTCCTGGCTGCAATCATGAGCGAACAGGAATCATTTTTGCGTGAAGGTCCTGCCGGTTTAAAACCGCTGAATCTGGCGGTTATTGCCGAGGCTATTGGTATGCATGAGTCGACGGTGAGCCGTGCCGTCCAAGGCAAGTATGTTCAGACACCGCATGGAGTGTTTGAACTTAAGTCTTTTTTTGCCTCAGGTCTTGAAACAACGAACGGAGAAATGGCCTCTGCGCCGGCGGTGAAGCTCAGATTGAAAGAGCTGATTCGTTCGGAACGATCGGACCGCCCATACACGGACAGCCAACTCACAGCATTTCTCTCGAATGAAGGTATCGTTATCTCCCGCAGAACGGTTGCAAAATACAGGGAGGAGCTTCAGATTTTGCCTTCATTTGAGCGTAAACGCTGGGGGAAATGA
- a CDS encoding aspartate ammonia-lyase: protein MSTMSTRTEKDFIGEKEIPAYAYYGIQTVRAVENFPITGVPVHRELITALAAVKKAAAITNMELKMLPRKIGDVIVMAAEEMMKGHHLDHFIVDSIQGGAGTSMNMNMNEILANRGLELLLQNKGDYFHCNPNNHVNMSQSTNDVIPTALRIAAYRLSETLLDTMKRLQDAFYKKEQEFNDVVKVGRTHLQDAVPIRLGQEFGAYARVIGRDIERLEFANRRLLTINLGATAVGTGLNAKPEYIIKVTEHLSDVTGLNLHTAEDLVDATQNTDAYLELSAALKVCAVSLSKICNDIRMMASGPRAGFNELRLPPRQPGSSIMPGKVNPVMAEVINQVSFQVMGNDHTICMACEAGQFELNVMGPVIAFNLLQSLKIMNNGIDVFTRYAVEEMEANRERCALIMKQSFSVITALNPHLGYDVAASIVKEALKTGHSLQEIILERGLLTPEELEEILHPEQMTTPGIAGEHFLRNMERL from the coding sequence ATGTCTACGATGTCCACTCGGACGGAGAAAGATTTTATTGGAGAAAAAGAAATTCCTGCTTATGCTTATTACGGAATACAGACGGTTCGGGCTGTAGAGAACTTCCCGATTACTGGCGTTCCGGTACACCGGGAGCTGATTACAGCTCTGGCTGCAGTGAAAAAGGCTGCGGCAATCACGAATATGGAGCTTAAGATGCTGCCACGCAAAATTGGCGATGTCATCGTCATGGCTGCTGAAGAAATGATGAAAGGCCATCATCTGGATCATTTTATTGTTGACTCCATTCAGGGCGGTGCAGGCACCTCCATGAATATGAATATGAACGAAATTTTGGCCAATCGCGGATTGGAACTGTTGTTGCAAAACAAGGGTGACTACTTCCACTGTAACCCGAATAACCATGTAAACATGTCCCAATCCACCAATGACGTGATTCCAACTGCTTTGCGTATTGCTGCATACCGCTTGTCTGAAACGCTGCTGGATACGATGAAACGTCTTCAGGATGCGTTCTACAAAAAAGAACAGGAATTTAACGATGTAGTCAAGGTAGGTCGGACACATCTTCAGGATGCCGTGCCTATTCGTCTTGGACAAGAGTTCGGTGCCTATGCGCGCGTGATCGGACGTGATATCGAGCGCCTTGAATTCGCAAATCGTCGCCTGCTCACCATCAATCTGGGTGCCACGGCTGTAGGTACTGGCCTCAATGCCAAACCGGAATACATCATTAAGGTAACGGAGCATCTGTCCGATGTGACAGGATTGAATTTGCACACGGCTGAGGATCTTGTGGATGCCACACAGAATACGGATGCCTATCTGGAATTGTCGGCTGCACTGAAAGTATGCGCTGTCAGTCTGTCCAAAATCTGTAACGATATTCGCATGATGGCTTCCGGTCCACGTGCAGGATTCAATGAGCTGCGCCTTCCACCACGTCAGCCAGGTTCCTCCATCATGCCGGGCAAAGTGAATCCGGTTATGGCGGAAGTGATCAATCAGGTATCCTTTCAGGTTATGGGGAATGACCATACGATCTGCATGGCCTGTGAAGCTGGTCAATTCGAATTGAACGTCATGGGCCCTGTTATTGCGTTCAACTTGCTGCAATCGCTGAAAATCATGAATAACGGCATTGATGTATTCACTCGTTATGCTGTTGAAGAGATGGAAGCGAACCGTGAGCGTTGTGCATTAATCATGAAGCAGAGCTTCAGTGTAATTACAGCTCTCAATCCACATCTGGGCTATGATGTGGCAGCATCCATTGTGAAAGAAGCGTTAAAGACCGGACACAGCTTGCAGGAGATTATTCTGGAACGGGGGTTGCTGACACCGGAAGAACTGGAAGAAATTTTGCATCCTGAGCAGATGACTACTCCTGGTATTGCAGGTGAGCACTTCCTGCGTAATATGGAACGGTTGTAG
- a CDS encoding methyl-accepting chemotaxis protein, whose product MKWTLGAKTVAGLVLISLITYGTSGFFIFFLQDWLSFSMPSWLYISIVLIMGVCWNAILGWFASRWLTRPIVHLSRAAQQVSSGDLTAEIPERRTQDEITVLYDAFRVMVSNLRSIVNDITDSTRTTSQNAQSLSEAIAQAAEQIEMMSDAVDHIAVGVEEQKTTSHQSLITADEMLSDFQRMHSQSMGMTEMSSQMERSVDHTKQTFSSLMKGMDELTESHNRSRDIMVLLEKEASDIEVITQSVKDIAEETGLLALNASIEAARAGEEGAGFAVVAQQIRKLADESKQSVHRINELISRVQQRIGDTAQLIHEQHGLVVNESERTVSVDQTLQELTGTVEVFMKGAYEIGSKIGEQTSRVEQTHSHVKKIQGKAGSFSDEARRIMDAAHEETAIMQEISSSAEELRQLTDRLMDKTKAFRMQP is encoded by the coding sequence ATGAAATGGACTTTAGGCGCAAAAACCGTCGCAGGTTTGGTACTGATTTCTCTGATTACGTACGGAACTAGCGGCTTTTTTATATTTTTCCTTCAGGATTGGCTCTCGTTCTCGATGCCAAGCTGGTTGTATATCTCTATCGTACTCATTATGGGCGTGTGCTGGAACGCGATTCTGGGCTGGTTTGCTTCCCGTTGGTTGACTCGTCCAATCGTACATTTGTCCCGTGCGGCACAACAAGTCTCATCGGGGGATTTGACTGCTGAGATTCCAGAGCGGCGTACGCAGGATGAAATTACTGTATTATATGATGCTTTTCGCGTAATGGTTTCCAATCTGAGAAGTATTGTAAACGATATTACGGATAGTACACGAACAACCTCACAGAACGCTCAGTCACTTAGTGAAGCCATCGCCCAGGCAGCAGAACAGATTGAGATGATGTCCGATGCGGTGGACCATATTGCTGTGGGGGTAGAAGAGCAGAAGACGACTTCACATCAGTCCTTGATTACAGCGGATGAAATGCTGAGCGATTTTCAGCGTATGCACAGCCAGTCGATGGGGATGACAGAAATGTCCAGCCAAATGGAACGTTCAGTAGATCATACGAAGCAGACGTTCTCTTCTCTGATGAAAGGAATGGACGAGCTGACGGAATCCCACAACCGTTCCCGTGACATCATGGTTCTGCTCGAGAAGGAAGCATCCGATATTGAAGTCATTACTCAATCTGTCAAAGACATCGCAGAGGAGACAGGGCTGCTTGCCCTGAATGCTTCCATAGAGGCTGCACGTGCGGGAGAAGAGGGAGCAGGCTTTGCGGTCGTAGCTCAGCAGATCCGCAAGCTGGCAGACGAGAGCAAACAATCAGTGCATCGGATTAATGAGCTGATCAGCCGCGTTCAGCAGCGTATCGGCGATACGGCCCAACTGATTCATGAACAGCATGGTCTGGTTGTGAACGAATCCGAACGAACGGTCTCGGTAGATCAGACGTTGCAGGAACTTACAGGAACGGTAGAAGTGTTTATGAAGGGCGCTTATGAAATCGGATCCAAAATTGGCGAACAAACCAGCCGCGTAGAACAGACGCACAGTCATGTGAAAAAGATCCAGGGGAAAGCCGGATCATTCTCGGATGAAGCGAGACGAATTATGGATGCTGCACATGAAGAGACCGCAATCATGCAGGAGATTTCATCCTCAGCTGAAGAGCTGAGACAGTTAACAGATCGATTAATGGACAAAACGAAAGCATTTCGGATGCAGCCTTGA
- a CDS encoding stalk domain-containing protein has product MKKKVVLGLMVGTLTLGIGTGALAATGLEQIKAYLNSKITLKLNGETVTAKDANGKTVLPITYNGTTYLPVRAVGTLLGTEISYDGATSSVLIGGTNGSTPVTNNKSTLSSLGTSVLGSTAWHTKDPAETSYKGKDYKDVYLHNDPSKQGKDIQINTGKKYSSLHLELAVLKGNQEIQIYDQDLAVLKKLNITPEDGMVSLDVDVKGTEAVYVEIVSEDPGSALFVPLTTSYLTK; this is encoded by the coding sequence ATGAAGAAAAAGGTCGTACTTGGCTTGATGGTGGGCACGTTGACGCTTGGAATTGGTACAGGTGCACTGGCAGCTACGGGGCTGGAGCAGATCAAAGCGTATTTGAATAGCAAAATTACGTTAAAGCTGAATGGTGAGACCGTGACAGCGAAGGACGCTAACGGCAAGACCGTATTGCCAATCACGTATAACGGAACAACGTATTTGCCGGTTCGTGCGGTTGGTACACTGCTTGGAACTGAAATCTCATATGATGGTGCTACTTCATCCGTTCTGATCGGTGGAACAAATGGGTCAACGCCAGTCACAAACAATAAATCAACATTAAGCTCGCTCGGAACATCAGTGCTTGGATCTACCGCTTGGCATACCAAAGATCCTGCGGAAACATCATACAAAGGCAAGGATTATAAAGATGTGTACCTGCATAATGATCCTTCGAAACAGGGGAAGGATATTCAGATCAACACGGGCAAAAAGTATTCATCCCTGCATCTGGAGCTGGCAGTTCTGAAAGGAAATCAAGAGATTCAAATCTATGATCAGGACCTCGCAGTTCTTAAAAAGCTGAACATTACGCCAGAAGATGGTATGGTAAGTCTGGATGTCGATGTTAAAGGCACGGAGGCAGTCTATGTCGAGATCGTATCCGAAGATCCGGGTTCAGCGCTGTTTGTACCGCTCACTACATCATATCTGACGAAGTAA
- a CDS encoding ring-cleaving dioxygenase gives MQIKGLHHVSALTAHAAENYRFYTNVMGLRLIKKTVNQDDVSVYHLFYGDEKGNPGTELTFFEIPMAGQTREGVNSISATSLRVPSDAALKYWVQRFDEYEVPHGEIVERGGRATLAFTDFEGMRLILVSDEHNSGVAGGKPWDQSPVPAEYGIVGLGPIHLTVRDASLTAPVLTDLLGFRAKGSYPAFTPGQPDVLVFESGEGGSGSEVHLEERNDLEQERPGRGSVHHVAFRVDNEEELRQWVERVHQFQFPSSGFVDRFYFRSLYFREANGILFELATDGPGFDTDEDFATLGESLALPPFLEGRRAEIEANLKPLDTMLR, from the coding sequence ATGCAAATCAAAGGACTTCACCATGTATCTGCACTGACCGCACACGCCGCTGAGAATTATCGGTTCTACACAAACGTCATGGGTCTGCGACTAATCAAAAAAACAGTCAACCAGGATGACGTTTCGGTCTACCACCTCTTCTATGGAGATGAAAAAGGAAATCCGGGTACCGAACTTACCTTCTTTGAAATTCCAATGGCTGGACAGACGCGCGAAGGTGTGAACAGCATCTCAGCAACGTCACTACGTGTTCCAAGCGATGCCGCCCTCAAGTATTGGGTGCAGCGCTTTGACGAATATGAAGTACCTCATGGCGAGATTGTAGAACGTGGAGGACGTGCAACACTTGCTTTCACAGACTTCGAAGGCATGCGGCTGATTCTCGTTTCCGATGAGCATAATTCGGGCGTTGCTGGCGGCAAACCATGGGATCAAAGCCCTGTTCCAGCGGAATACGGCATTGTCGGATTAGGTCCTATCCATCTGACGGTACGAGACGCTTCACTCACTGCACCTGTCCTCACTGACCTGCTTGGCTTCAGAGCGAAAGGAAGCTATCCAGCCTTTACACCGGGTCAACCCGATGTGCTTGTATTTGAATCCGGCGAAGGCGGCAGCGGTTCCGAGGTTCACCTGGAAGAACGCAACGATCTGGAGCAGGAACGCCCTGGACGCGGTAGTGTGCACCATGTAGCATTCCGTGTAGATAATGAAGAGGAACTGAGACAATGGGTAGAACGGGTGCATCAGTTCCAATTCCCAAGCTCCGGCTTTGTAGATCGCTTCTACTTCCGTTCCTTGTATTTCCGGGAAGCTAACGGCATCTTGTTCGAGCTTGCTACAGATGGCCCTGGATTTGATACCGATGAGGACTTTGCCACGCTTGGAGAATCACTGGCCCTGCCTCCTTTCCTTGAAGGACGCCGCGCAGAGATCGAAGCCAATCTGAAACCGCTGGATACGATGCTTCGTTAA
- a CDS encoding YwaF family protein, whose translation MAYPQWLDPYDAEPFILFSNSHLWAISLIAALIIVMFLFRNGLRSLSSNVRRTIRITMASVMFGCEIVLQLWYVYGEVWSLQTSLPLELCSLSLLLSALLLLTRSRLLHSALLFAGIAGALMAIVTPNLGYAFAHFRFIQFFTAHACIILALLYMTWVEQLRPSWRSVFGSMIFVNVAALLVYVVDILLDANYMFLRHKPDTPSVLDMLGPYPLYILGEEVLAVGMFSLMYVLLFAIPERINNRVKRGKSSAL comes from the coding sequence ATGGCTTATCCTCAGTGGCTTGACCCTTATGATGCGGAACCTTTTATACTATTTTCAAATTCACACCTATGGGCGATCAGTCTGATTGCTGCACTGATTATAGTTATGTTTCTTTTTCGGAATGGGCTGCGCTCATTGTCCTCCAACGTACGCCGGACCATTCGAATTACGATGGCTAGTGTTATGTTTGGCTGTGAGATTGTGCTTCAACTCTGGTATGTATATGGGGAAGTATGGAGTCTGCAGACTTCATTGCCGCTCGAACTATGCAGTCTGTCTCTACTGTTATCGGCGCTGTTATTATTGACACGTAGCCGGCTGCTGCATTCTGCATTGCTGTTCGCAGGTATAGCAGGAGCCTTGATGGCCATTGTAACGCCTAATCTTGGTTATGCTTTTGCACATTTTCGTTTCATTCAATTTTTTACTGCTCACGCTTGTATTATTCTGGCGTTGCTCTACATGACGTGGGTGGAACAGCTTCGTCCAAGCTGGAGATCGGTGTTCGGATCAATGATATTCGTGAATGTGGCAGCGTTGTTGGTATATGTTGTGGATATCCTGCTTGACGCCAATTATATGTTCCTTAGACATAAACCCGATACACCTTCAGTGCTCGACATGTTGGGCCCTTATCCCTTGTACATTCTTGGGGAAGAGGTGTTGGCTGTAGGGATGTTCTCCCTGATGTACGTCCTGCTTTTTGCTATTCCGGAGCGGATAAATAACCGGGTGAAGAGAGGAAAGAGTTCAGCGCTCTAG
- a CDS encoding SDR family oxidoreductase, protein MTEQRLQGKVAIVTGGGSGIGQATAIRFAEHGAKVFMLDRTPENAEKTKQTIESAGGEAHVIKCDISKPDNVQKAINQVAEQAGQLDIVFANAGINGTMAPIETMEPEDWDQTMGINMRGTFATVKYAIPHLKDRGGSIIITSSINGNRVFSGIGFSAYASSKAGQTAFTKMAALELARYKIRVNAVCPGAIDTNIDDNTYPSDDLKEVQIPVEFPEGHEHPLKGEPGTSKQVANLVLFLASDESSHVTGTRIYVDGAESLLRG, encoded by the coding sequence ATGACTGAGCAACGTTTGCAAGGGAAAGTAGCGATTGTAACCGGAGGTGGTTCCGGAATTGGCCAGGCAACAGCCATTCGATTTGCTGAGCATGGGGCGAAAGTGTTCATGCTGGATCGAACCCCTGAGAATGCAGAGAAAACCAAACAGACGATTGAAAGCGCAGGCGGAGAGGCCCATGTCATTAAATGTGATATATCCAAACCGGACAACGTGCAGAAGGCCATCAATCAGGTGGCAGAGCAAGCTGGTCAGCTGGATATTGTATTTGCCAATGCGGGCATCAACGGCACGATGGCTCCGATTGAAACGATGGAACCTGAAGATTGGGACCAGACGATGGGCATCAATATGCGTGGTACATTTGCAACTGTGAAGTACGCCATTCCCCATTTGAAGGACCGCGGAGGAAGCATTATTATTACGAGTTCCATTAACGGTAACCGTGTATTCTCTGGCATCGGCTTTTCTGCATACGCTTCCAGCAAAGCAGGCCAAACGGCATTTACAAAGATGGCTGCATTGGAATTGGCCCGTTACAAGATTCGTGTTAACGCGGTCTGTCCGGGAGCGATTGATACCAATATCGATGACAACACCTATCCTTCGGACGATCTGAAAGAAGTACAGATCCCGGTTGAATTTCCGGAAGGTCATGAACACCCACTCAAAGGTGAACCTGGAACGTCGAAGCAGGTCGCCAATCTGGTGCTCTTCCTCGCTTCCGATGAATCTTCCCATGTGACTGGTACCCGGATCTACGTGGATGGGGCGGAATCTTTGCTCCGCGGATAA
- a CDS encoding YqkE family protein — MAKSKKHTPAPKAAQDKPTTLKDLLSSDVLEKLKAQADEAKAAEADRKEQERQQAEEARKAEQKRKDNDFEYLLNNSSMDWKKHK, encoded by the coding sequence ATGGCAAAATCGAAAAAACACACTCCTGCCCCAAAGGCAGCACAGGATAAACCGACCACACTAAAGGATCTGTTGAGCAGTGATGTGCTCGAGAAACTGAAAGCTCAGGCGGATGAAGCCAAGGCAGCCGAGGCAGACCGTAAAGAGCAGGAACGCCAGCAGGCTGAAGAAGCTCGTAAAGCGGAACAGAAGCGGAAAGATAATGATTTTGAGTACCTGTTGAATAACAGTTCGATGGACTGGAAGAAACATAAATAA
- a CDS encoding peptidylprolyl isomerase, which yields MSFRWKKTTAVSLILAMLLIVISGCGRPSSGATETVPTPPEGPNPVATIEMQDGQKIVIELYPEIAPNTVYNFISLANKGFYDGLIFHRVIPGFMIQGGDPNGNGTGGPGYAIKGEFTSNGHKNHLNHTRGVISMARESDNLDSAGSQFFIMLADADYLDNQYATFGKVSEGMDVVDGIAAQQIGAKDKPVTDQVMKKVTVDTHGLEYPEPVKMP from the coding sequence ATGTCTTTTCGGTGGAAAAAAACAACAGCTGTGTCGCTGATTCTGGCGATGCTGCTTATCGTCATTAGTGGTTGTGGACGCCCTTCAAGCGGCGCGACAGAAACGGTACCAACTCCGCCCGAAGGGCCAAATCCTGTGGCCACCATTGAAATGCAAGACGGGCAAAAAATTGTCATCGAGCTGTATCCTGAAATTGCGCCCAATACCGTATACAATTTCATCTCACTCGCCAATAAAGGTTTTTATGACGGGTTGATCTTTCACCGTGTTATCCCAGGCTTCATGATTCAGGGTGGTGATCCAAACGGAAACGGAACAGGCGGCCCAGGTTATGCGATCAAAGGTGAATTCACATCCAATGGTCACAAAAACCACCTGAATCATACGCGTGGGGTCATCTCTATGGCGCGCGAATCTGATAATCTGGACTCCGCAGGCTCCCAGTTCTTCATCATGTTAGCGGATGCTGATTATTTGGATAATCAGTACGCCACATTCGGCAAAGTATCAGAAGGCATGGACGTCGTTGACGGCATTGCCGCTCAACAAATAGGCGCAAAAGACAAACCAGTTACCGATCAGGTCATGAAAAAGGTTACTGTCGACACTCACGGTTTGGAATACCCTGAGCCTGTGAAAATGCCTTAA
- a CDS encoding MFS transporter, producing the protein MDFSWKRNLVILWIGVFFCSTAYSISIPFLPLFLSGDLGVRDHLEFWSGLAFGITFLASALVSPFWGSLADKYGRKPMLIRSGYSLAVLYLINYFVQDPYSLIVVRLFQGLLAGFVPAAIALVGTNTPEEKTGYALGIMSTAGATGGIIGPLIGGVVSHYYGNRNAFLFSAIVVLVSALIATFWVKEENFNRNKARSHVMDDIREARANRLFITVLGMMGICTFSVMILEPLLTVYVMEMGIQPDRASLSSGIIFSAVGVATVIMAPRWGKIGSRIGYGKVLIIGLVGGAIGNLLQFFTTGYIGFGILRFVYGLFFAAVFPAINAMIVQVTEPGFRGRAFSLNQSASQIGTMAGPIIGGVLGGWLPIRWIFIINGVALLITAVVAKWARLEQKLPGSGKPLAK; encoded by the coding sequence ATGGACTTCTCGTGGAAGCGTAATCTGGTGATTTTGTGGATTGGTGTGTTTTTCTGCAGCACCGCTTATTCAATCTCCATCCCATTTCTGCCTTTGTTTCTGAGTGGCGATCTGGGCGTTCGTGATCACCTGGAGTTCTGGTCAGGGCTTGCCTTTGGCATCACGTTTTTGGCAAGTGCGCTGGTGTCTCCCTTCTGGGGGTCACTCGCTGACAAATACGGGCGCAAGCCAATGCTGATCCGGTCGGGATACAGCCTTGCGGTTTTGTATTTGATCAATTATTTTGTGCAGGACCCGTATTCATTGATCGTGGTTCGTTTGTTTCAGGGATTGCTCGCTGGTTTTGTTCCGGCTGCGATTGCGCTGGTCGGTACCAACACACCGGAAGAGAAGACAGGGTATGCACTCGGTATCATGTCAACAGCGGGGGCAACAGGAGGTATAATCGGCCCGTTAATTGGCGGGGTGGTAAGCCACTATTACGGCAATCGGAATGCGTTTTTATTTTCAGCCATCGTTGTGTTAGTCTCCGCTTTGATCGCGACCTTTTGGGTTAAGGAAGAGAACTTTAACCGGAACAAGGCGCGTTCCCATGTGATGGATGATATCCGGGAAGCCAGAGCCAACCGATTGTTTATTACGGTGCTTGGCATGATGGGCATATGTACTTTCTCCGTCATGATTCTGGAGCCATTATTGACGGTATACGTGATGGAAATGGGCATCCAGCCCGATCGTGCTTCTCTCAGCTCGGGAATTATTTTCTCAGCGGTTGGTGTAGCCACGGTTATTATGGCACCGCGTTGGGGCAAAATTGGTTCACGAATCGGGTATGGCAAAGTACTGATCATTGGCCTCGTTGGTGGGGCGATTGGTAACCTTCTGCAGTTCTTCACTACAGGTTATATTGGATTCGGCATATTGCGTTTTGTGTATGGATTGTTTTTTGCTGCGGTGTTCCCGGCGATTAATGCGATGATTGTGCAAGTGACTGAACCCGGCTTCCGTGGAAGAGCATTCAGCCTGAATCAGTCGGCTTCCCAGATTGGCACGATGGCGGGGCCGATAATCGGTGGGGTACTGGGGGGCTGGTTGCCGATTCGTTGGATTTTTATTATTAATGGAGTTGCGCTGCTGATTACGGCTGTTGTGGCAAAATGGGCCCGACTGGAGCAGAAGTTGCCGGGATCGGGTAAACCTTTAGCAAAGTAA